Proteins co-encoded in one Deltaproteobacteria bacterium genomic window:
- a CDS encoding GNAT family N-acetyltransferase: MRTSHKDGVTVRPARGVDADYLRYLSKKVFQQYGPYDEMLVAWFESGTAVTLLALMGKRAVGFAMLGRVEPAWGDVRVSELLAVAVEPEKWKLGIGDLLMKEVERWAKGLRVETLVLHTAVDNLPGRKLFEKHGFSALKIKKGFYPEGQDAFMMYKNI, from the coding sequence ATGAGGACAAGTCATAAAGATGGCGTGACTGTGCGGCCAGCCCGGGGTGTGGATGCGGACTACCTCCGGTATCTAAGCAAGAAGGTGTTTCAGCAGTATGGTCCTTACGACGAGATGCTGGTGGCTTGGTTTGAGTCGGGTACTGCCGTGACCCTTTTGGCCTTGATGGGAAAACGAGCTGTGGGGTTCGCCATGCTCGGGCGAGTTGAGCCTGCGTGGGGTGACGTCCGGGTGTCCGAACTGCTGGCCGTTGCAGTAGAGCCTGAAAAATGGAAACTCGGTATTGGTGATCTTTTGATGAAGGAGGTCGAGAGGTGGGCCAAGGGGCTGAGGGTTGAAACACTGGTTTTGCACACAGCAGTAGATAATTTGCCGGGTCGGAAGCTTTTTGAAAAACATGGATTTTCCGCCTTGAAGATCAAGAAGGGCTTTTACCCGGAGGGCCAGGATGCCTTCATGATGTACA